The Amycolatopsis sp. QT-25 genomic sequence GGCCATCCCGGGGGTGCGGGATTCGCCGATCGCGGTTTTGCCGCGATCGTCCCTTGGCTGGCCGCAACGCGGGAGGCGATCGTTTCCTGCGAGTGCCCGGCCGGCTGCCCGTCCTGCGTCCAGTCGCCGAAGTGCGGGAACGGCAACGATCCGCTGGACAAGGCGGGGGCGGTGGCTGTACTGGACACCGTGCTCGGGGCGTTGCGTCAGCACGGATCCCGGTCCGGCCACCTGTTGGCTTGACCTTGGGGTTGATCAGGCGGCGGTGCTCAGGGTCGCCACCGGGGCGACGGCCTTGTCACCGGCCAGCGCACGAACGAGCACGTCGTGCACCTCGGCGGCCTCGGGCAGCTGCCAGCCCCAGACCTCGGGCTTGACCCGCCAGTGCACGACACCGTGCTGGAACGGCGACGGCGGCAGCGGGATGTAGTCGTTCGCGCCGTGCCACTGGATCGAAGTCTCGTCGGCCAGTTCCCGCGGGATGCTCGTGGCGACGGTGGTGAGGAACAGCCAGCGGCCGTTCGGCATCGCGACGATCGGCGCCGGGTGGCCGGTGGCGCGCAGCAGACGGGCCGCGGCCTTGCCGAGTTCGTCGTCGACCTCGATGGCGTCCAGCACGGTGCCGGTGGCCACGAGCAGGCTGTGCGTTTCGTCGCCGAACCAGGTGGCGACCTCATGGGGATGGGTCACCGTCAGTTCACGCCAGTCGTCTTGGGCCGGGACGGGACGCCGCCAGGTGAGGTCGTCACCTTCGGCGGTGAGCACCGCGGGCTCGGCACCCGGGAGCACCGGCCAGCCACGCCAGGCGAGACCGATCGCCTCCGCCCGCATTTCGATGCGGAAGGCGCCCCGCCAGCTGTCCGGCCAATTCGCGTCCAACATTACTGTCCCTGCCTCAGGTCAACTCTGTCCTGTGTCTGTCTCTGTCGCACCGGCCTCGGCGAACTTCTCGAAGTGGCGCATGTCTCAATAAACGGCAATTTGCATATCGGGAGAAGACCTCACGCGACAACCGGCGGTTACGCAGCGATGAACGCGCCGCAGGGCGACCGGACGGACCGAACCCCGGAAGTCCGGTCAACCGCCGTCTCCGACCGGACCGGGGCCGTTCGTCGCAGCGGACGTGGGCTTCCGGCCTCTGTGACGGTGCTCACGGCGAGCGGCGGACGACCGTTCGGCGGAGCGCTGATCATCTTTTCGACCGCTCGCCGTACGGCAACGACCGCTGCTCGCGCCCAGCGATCACTCATACGTACTTCCGGCCGGTCCCCGCCCGGCGACCGTTCATCGTGCGACGCCCGTCACGGTGGCCGGTCGACCGGACCGGCCCTGGCCCGTGCCTCCGCCCGTCCGACGGCCGCCAGGTGCCCCGACGGCTCCGAACGCACCTCGACCAGGGCATCACCGCGTTCCCACCGGCAGGTGAGCAGCGTGGCCGACATCCGGACAGTGACCTGCCGCGCCCGTTCACAGGCCGCGCCGGGACCATCCGTCGCGTGCGAGGCCGCCGCGAGTGCCGCGAGATCGGCGGCGGCCTCGGCGCGATGCCGGGTCGTGACGGCGGCGCCGAGCCAGAAGGCGAACACCGCCGCGCCGATCAGGATGGCGACGATCGAGGCGGTCCACGCGGTCGCGACGCCACGATCGTCCGTGGTCACGGCCCGCTCCCCGGCTCGGCGATGGCGAAGGCACGGGAACTCAGCCGGATGCCCGGCAGGAGTCCGGCCGCCGGTGCGGCTTCGACACCGGCGGAGATGGTGTCGCCTTCCCGGACGACGTCCAGCCGCGCGCCGCGGGGCGCGATCTCCCGGACCGCCTGTTCGGCACGGGCGGGCTGGCCGCGGGCGAGGAGCCTGGCCGCCTCGCGGGCCGCGTCGGTGCAGCGGAGCTGGTCGGTGGCGACCCCGATCCCGGCGAACAGCAGCACCGAGACGAAGGTCAGCACGCCGATGCCGAGCGCGGCCTCCACCGTGACGGATCCGCGGTCGGGCATCAGAACTTCACCGACAGGGCCCGCTCGATGAGCCCGGTGAGCCCGGCGACGACGGATTCGCTGCTGACGACCAGGTAGAGGACGGTGGCCAGCGCGGCGGCGGCCAGGGTGGCGATGGCGTATTCGATCGTCGCCATGCCGCCGTCGTCGCGGAAGGTGGGGAGCTTGTCCATGGAATCGCCTTTCGGATCGGTGTGGTCGGTGGCCCGACTCTCAGATGACGCCGCCGAGACGGCCGGCGAGGCCGAGCACGACGGGCAGGACACCGAGGCAGAGGAACGCGGGCAGGAAACAGAGGCCGATAGGTGCCGCGAGCAGCACTCCGGCCCGTTCGGCGCGTTCTTCGGCTTCGGCGGAGAGCGATTCGCGCAGTCTTCGCGCGAGGTCTTTCGCGTGTGTCGCGAGCGCGGTGCCCGCTCTCGCCGTGCGGACGGCAGCGACGGACAGTTCGGTCAGGCCGGGCCGATCGCGGATCGGGGCCCAGGCTTCCGCCGGCCCGATACCCACGGCGAGGCGCGCCGCCACCGAACGCAGGGCCGCCGCGGTCTCCGCTGACGCGGCCGGTACGACGGCCTCGAGCGCGACAGGTACCGGCAGCCCGCCCGCCAGGCAGGCGGCCAGCAGATCGAGCGTGGCGGCGGACCGGAGGAGTTCGGACACGCCTCTCTCCCGAGGCGGTCGTTCCCGAAGCCAGGTGAGGAGACGGCTGGTCCGCGCGATGGGCCGGGCGGTGACGTGCGGCCACGAGAAGACAGCACCGCCCAGCAGGATCAACGCCGTTCCGGTCAGCATGGCGCCACCCGCCCGGTGAGTGTCCGGCACCAGGCCGTGCCCGCCCAGATCAGCCCGCTGCCGACGACGAGCAGGAACTGACCGGCACCCGTCCCGGTGAGGACGCCGAGCGGGCTCGCTCCCATCGCCTCGCCGAGCGGCAGGCACACCAGCGGGAGGACGGCGAGCACGGTGGCGCTCGCCCGTGGACCGGCCATCTTGGCGTCGAGACGGCGGCGGAAGCCGATCTCCGCCTCGGCGTCCCGGCGCGCGGCGTCGAGGACGTCGGCCATCGGAAGCCCGAACCGGTTCGCGAGGGTCCAGGCGTTCACCAGTGCCGATGGCGCGTCCGGATCGGCGGTCTCGCCACCGAGCCGGGCGGCCGCGCTGAGTCCGCGCAGCCGCTCGGACGCCGCCGGCACCGCCTCCGCGGTGGCTTCGGCCGCCGCCACCGGATGAGCGCCCGCCCGGAGTTCCCCGATCATCGTCCGCAGCACGGACGCGGTGAGTTCGGCTTCGGCCAGTGCCGCCTTCGCCCGCGTCCGCCACCGGTGCTCCTGGCGGACGGTCAAGCTCACCACGAGCGTCGCCACCGCCCAGCCGATCCCGAGGAGCGGCAGGACGAGCAACGCGGGCAGCGGCCACCAGGCCGCGCGGACGACTCGGGGCAGCCGACGGCCGAACGGCGTGCTTGCCACGGGCCTCGGCCAGCAGGCCAGTGCCGCGCCGCAGGAGAGGAGGATCCAGGGGTTCACGCGGCCATCTCCTCGAACGGCGTCTCGTCGCCGATCCAGTCGCCCTCGCTCCAGATCGGGACGACCTTGGCCTCGCCCCGGAACGACCGGAGGACGCCGACCTCCTCCAGCCGCCGGATCCCGCCCGGCAGGCGGCGCATGTGCAGTACCACTCGCACCGCCGCGGTCAGCTGGCTGTGCAGGGCGTCCCGGTTGAGCCCACCGAGCGAGGCCAGCGCCTCCATCCGGGCCGGGACCTCCATCGGTGAATTGGCGTGCAAGGTGCAGCCCCCGCCCTCGTGTCCGGTGTTCATCGCGTTGAGCAGCGCGCAAACCTCCGCGCCGCGTACTTCGCCGACGACCAGGCGGTCCGGGCGCATGCGCAACGCCTGCCGCACCAGTTCGCCGAGGCCGATCTCACCCGCGCCCTCGACGTTGGCCGGGCGGGCGATCAGGCTGACGAACTGCGGATGATCCGGTTGCAGTTCGCCGGCGTCCTCGACGCAGACGATGCGTTCGCCCGGCGGCACCGCGCCGAGCAGCGCGGAGAGCAGGGTCGTCTTGCCCGCCCCGGTCCCGCCGGACACCAAGAACGCGAGCCGTCGCCGGATGACCGCATCGAGCAGCTCCGCGCCGCTGGTGCCGAACACCCCGCGCAACCGGAGCTCGGCGAGATCGTGCGTGGCCGGCCGGAGGACGCGGAGTGAAAGCGAAGTCCCGGCGGGTGCGATCGGCGGGAGGACCGCGTGCATCCGGATCCGGCGTCGCGGCCCCGCCCCCGGCAGCCAGCAGTCGGCGAACGGTTGCGCGTCGTCCAGCCGTCGCCCACCGGCGAGGGCGAGCCGCTGGGCCAGCCTGCGAACCGCTTCCTCGTCGGTGAAGCGGACCTTCGTCTCTTTGAGACCTTCACCGTTGTCGGCCCAGACCTCGTCGGGGGCGGTGACGAGAATGTCGGTGACACCGGGCTTTTCGAGAAGCGGCGCGAGTGGACCAAAGCCGACGAACTCGTCACGCGCCAACCGGACCGCGCCGAGGACGGCGTCTTGACCGAGCGCCCCGCCGGCTTCGGCACGGACCGCCCGCGCGACACTCACCGGATCCGCCGGGACGGCCGATCCGGCCAGCCGCCGCCGGACCCGCTCGACCAGATCGTCGGTCATCGCGAGGCACCGGCCAGGTTTCCGCGTGCGGCGGCGAGGACCTCAGTGGCGGCCGTGGCCAGATGCCCGCGGGGTTTCACAAGGAATTCGCCGCGATCGAGAGCCGCCGAGAGGGATCTCTCGCGGCCCATCGACGTGATGAGCGGGACGCCCACGGCGTCGGCGATCTCCTGGGGGATCAGCCCGGCGGGTGACGGCCCCCGGACCGCGACACCGATCCGTGTCGCGTGGGGTTCGAGCCTGGCGATGACCTGTTTCGCCGCCGCGCAGGCTCGGAGTTCCGCGGGGACGACGACCACGACCAGATCCGCCAGCCCGAGCACGGCGGAGGTTTCGGTGCCGAAATACCTCGGCAGATCGCAGACGACCGTCCGCCCCGACCGCCGTCCGGCGCACAGCACGCCCTCGATCGCGTCCGGTCCGGGACCGCGCCCTTCCCTGCCATAGGACACAAAGGACAGTGAGCCGGTCGCGTATTTCTTTCGTGGCAGGGCTTCGCTCAACGCCGTCATCGACACCCTGCCACCGAGGTCGAGCTCCGGCCAGCGCGGCCCGCGATCGCGTTCGGCGGCGAGGAGGACGTCGACCCCGCCGCCGAGCGGGTCGCAGTCGACGAGCAGGCCGCCACTGCCGGACTTCTCCGCCCGGTACGCGACCGCGGCCGCCAGTACGGAAGCGCCGGCTCCGCCCCGCCCGCCGATGACCCCGATGACGACGCCATCGTCCCGCGCGGGCCCGTCCACGACGTCGGCGAACTCGCCGATGAGGTCGCTTTCCTCGTCCGGTAACGAAAGGACCTTTTCCGAACCGGTGTTGAAGGCACGCTCCCACGTCACCGGCGTCGGCGCGCCCTTGCAGACGAGCAGGACCTTGTTCCGCCGCAGCAGGCGATTCGGTGTGCTCGCGGCCTCCTCGTCGAGCACCACGAGCGGCGCGCGGGCCCATCTCCCGCGGGCGGCGTCCAGATCCGGCGCCCGTTCGACCTCACAGCCCGCGGCCGCCGCCACGCGCAGGATCTCGTCGAGCAGGATGTCGTCTCCGGCGACGACGAGCGGATGTTCCTCGGTCATGATCTCCCCAGTGTTCGGTCGGACTCGGGTTGTGCCTCCACGGTCCCGCCGCTTCCGGCCGCGCACAACGCCGTTCCGTCCCGCCTGTGGACAACCGGGGTGTTGTGGACAACTCCGCCGCGGGGAACCGGTTTCCCGACGGTTCCGTCGGTCCTCCCCGGCACACTTCCGGCTTTCCGCTCGCCCTGCTCCCTCGCCGAAAACGCGAGCGGAAATCGTTGAGAACAAAGAAAATTACCGAACGCCGTCGATTTCGGCCTTGCCCCGACGAGCTTTCCGCGGCCGCCAAGGTCTGAACCATTGGCAGGGCGGGAAGTCAGAGGGCGGCCCTCGCCAGGGGGGAGGGACGAGGGCCGCCCGGGGTTCAGCCCCGGGGGGTCGGACTGAACCTGGGCCCGGTGCTGCACCGGACAATCTCACTGTAACTCCGCTAGCCGCCCCTTGCGGGTGGCGCCGGTACCCACAATTCGATAACGGCACGACGCGCCGGATCCCGTGTGCGGTCGTGGATTTTCCACCGCGGTATCCCCGTCGTGGTCCACCAACGGGCGGGCCGTCACGCGGCTCTCCTATCCTTGGCGGGTGGACCGACCCAGCACGACGCCGAGCACGGTCGCGGCGTTCTTCGATCTCGACAAGACGATCATCGCCTCCTCGAGTGCGCTGGCCTTCAGCAAGCCTCTTCTGCGCGAAGGCCTGATCAACCGCCGAGCCGCGCTTCGCAGTGCGTACGCCCAGCTTGTCTTCTCCCTCGCGGGCGCGGACGCGGCGAAGACCGAGCGGATGCGGGCCGAGGTTTCCGCGCTGTGCGCCGGCTGGGACGTCGCTCAGGTGTCCGCGATCGTCCGCGAGACGCTGCACGACGTCGTCGACCCGCTCGTCTACGCGGAAGCCGCGGCACTGATCTCCTCACATCGCGCGGACGGGCACGACGTCGTCGTGTTGTCGGCGACCGGTGAGGAGGTCGTCGCCCCGGTCGCCGAAATGCTCGGCGCGACGCGCAGTGTGGCCACCCGGATGCAGATCGTGGACGGTCGTTACTCGGGCGAAGTCGATTTCTACTGCTATGGCGAGAACAAGGCCGTCGCCGCGAAGCAACTCGCGGCGACGTACGGCTACGACCTCACCCAGTGCCACGCGTACACCGACTCGAGCACCGACATCCCGCTCCTCGAAGTCGTCGGACGGCCGCACGCGGTCAATCCCGACCGCGTCCTGCGCAGGCACGCGACGGAACAGGGCTGGGAGATCCTCGCCTTCGAGCACCCGATGTCGCTGCGGACGCGGATCCCGGCGCGGTCGGCGGGGCTGGTGGCGCTCAGCGCCTTCGCCGCGGGGGCCACCTGGTACGGCTACCGGCGCAAACGCCCTCGCTGAACGCGCACCCACACGGCGGTACCGAACCGGTTTTCGCAGCCAGGGTGGCGAATTGTCCGTCGCGGAGGGTGCCCGTGTCACCAGATCGAGCCTCTGTACCGGTGCACCCGTCTGCGCCCTTGAAGTGATCCGGCTCACGGCGTAGAAAGAAGGTGCGGACGTTCGGTCGGCCAGGGAACAGGTAGAAGAGAAGCCTGTTCCACCCCGGCGAATCTCCGTGTGCGGACACCGGGTACCCACGCGCAGCGCGCCGCGGGAGGCTCGTCGTCTAGGGACTGCGTACCGGGACGCCGGACGCCGAGTCCATGAAGGTACGACCAGAGTTGCACGCTTGGTCGCCCGAGTCGCCCGCACTGCTTGGCGGCGCCCGCCGGCTTCGGCCGGCGGGCGCCGCCAGTGTTTCACCCTTGTTTTCAAGCGTGACTGGCCCGTTCGCGTCCCTTTGTGTACGAACGGACCGTTCGCGGGGGTGGCCGATGGACAAGCAAAGTGCTCGTGGGTAGCTTCCGGATATCAGTGCTTCCAGGTGGACTTCTTTCCACCTGAGCGTCAGGCACGAATCTGGGAGGCTTGAGGTGACGACCCGAACCGCGCACGCCCGTCATCGGAGGATCCATGCGCTCGCCGTGCCCCTCGCGGGCCTGCTCACCCTCGCCGCCGGAGTCGCGGTGGGCGTTCCGGCGACCGCGCAGCCGATGACGGCCGACGTGGCGGCGCAGCGGACGCTGCGCGGACTGACCCTGGAGGAGAAGGTCGGCCAGCTGTTCGTCACGTGGGTGAACGGGAAGTCCGCCGACGAGGTCAACGCCAAGAACAAGACCGACTTCGGCGTGGACACCCCCGCGCAGGTGATCGAGAAGTACCACCTGGGCGGCGTCATCTACTTCAACAACGACAGCCGCGACAACTTCGACGATCCGGTGCAGGTCGCGAAGCTGTCCAACGGGCTCCAGCGGGCCGCCCTCCGCAGCGGCGCACACGTCCCGCTGCAGATCGCGACCGACCAGGAGGGCGGCACGGTCACCCGGATGGGCGCGCCCGCCACCGAACTGCCGAACGCGATGGCGATCTCGGCGGGCCGTGACGCCAAGGCCGCGCGGGAGGCCGCCCGGATCCTCGGGCACGAACTGCGCGCCGTCGGCATCAACCAGGACTTCGCCCCCGACGCCGACGTGAACTCCAACCCGGCGAACCCGGTGATCGGTGTCCGGTCCTTCTCCGGCCGCCCCGAGCTGGCGAGCGAGTTCGTCGGAGCCCAGGTCAAGGGTTTCCAGGACTCCGGACGGCGCTTCGAGACGGTGTCCGCCGCCGCGAAGCACTTCCCCGGTCACGGCGACGCCGCCACCGACAGTCACCACGAGCTGCCCAGGATCGACCGGAGCGAGGCCAGCTGGCGCGAGACCGACGTGCCGCCGTTCAAGGCCGCGATCAAGGCGGGCATCGACTCGATCATGAGCGCGCACATCCAGTTCCCCAGCCTCGACCCGTCGGGCGAGCCCGCGACGCTGTCGAAGCCGATCCTCACCGGCAAGCTGCGCGAGGAGCTCGGTTACCGCGGTGTCGTCGTCACGGACTCGCTCTCGATGGACGCCGTGCGCGAGAGGCACAGCGACGCGGAGATCCCGGTGCTGGCACTGAAGGCGGGCATCGACCAGCTGCTCATGCCGGTGAACCTCGAACTCGCGATCAACTCGGTGCTCGACGCCGTCCGCACGGGTGAGCTGACCGAGAAGCGCATCGACGAGAGCGTTCTCCGGGTGCTCAAGCTCAAGCTGAACCGGGGCATCCTGACCTCGCCGTTCGTCGACCCGGCCAAGGTCGCTTCGAAGGTCGGCACCCCGGCCAACCTCGCGACCGCGCAGGGCATCGCCGACCGGTCGATCACCGCGATCCGCAACGACGGCGGCGTCCTGCCGCTCGACCGGCAGCCCGCGAAGACGCTCGTGACCGGCTGGGGCGTGAGCACGACGACGTCGCTGGCCGCGAAGCTCACCGCGCACGGAACGCGGGCGACGGCGTTGCAGACCGGCCAGACACCGACCGACGCGCAGATCTCGCAGGCCGTCGCGGCGGCGAAGGACGTCGACCTCGTCGTCGTGCTGACCAACAACGTCGGGACGTATCCCCTGCAGGGCAAGCTGTTGCAGGCGCTGGCCGGCACCGGGAAACCCGTCGTCGCGGTCGCCGCCCAGATCCCCTACGACGCCGGCTACGAGAGCCCGGTCAAGACGTGGCTCGCCACGTACGGCTACATCTCGCCTTCGCTCGAAGCGCTGGCGAAGGTGATCCTCGGGAAGGTGAAGCCCCAGGGCAAGCTGCCGGTGGACGTCCCCGCGGGCAAGGACGTCGGCACGGTGAAATACCCCTTCGGCCATGGGCTGACCTGGTGAACCTCAACCGCCGCCACTTCCTCGCCACCGGCGCGCTCGCGGTCCCCGCGCTGACGGCCGGGTCCTCGGTCGCGGGGGCGCACCCGGAAAGCGAGAGCAAAGGTCCCCCGCTCACCCGCACCGGAGCGGACGTGCTCGCCGCCAAGGGCTGGGCACCGCTGTCCGGCCGCAAGCTCGGCGTGCTGTCGAATCCGACGGGTGTCCTGGCGAGCGGCGACCACATCGTCGACTCGATGGTCGCCGCCGGGGTCCGGCCGCTCGCCGCGTTCGGGCCGGAGCACGGTTTCCGCGGCAGCGCGCAGGCGGGTGGCTCCGAAGGCGACTACACCGATCCGCGCACCGGCGTGCCGGTGTACGACGCGTACGGCGCCGACGCGACCAAGCTCGCCGGAATGTTCACGAAGGCGGGTGTGGACACCGTCGTCTTCGACATCGCCGACGTCGGCGCGCGGTTCTACACCTACATCTGGTCGCTGTACACGGCGATGGTGGCGGCGGCGAAGGCCGGCGCGGCGGTCGTGGTGCTGGACCGGCCGAATCCGCTGGGTGGCCGGGCCGCCGGGCCC encodes the following:
- a CDS encoding type II secretion system F family protein, with translation MNPWILLSCGAALACWPRPVASTPFGRRLPRVVRAAWWPLPALLVLPLLGIGWAVATLVVSLTVRQEHRWRTRAKAALAEAELTASVLRTMIGELRAGAHPVAAAEATAEAVPAASERLRGLSAAARLGGETADPDAPSALVNAWTLANRFGLPMADVLDAARRDAEAEIGFRRRLDAKMAGPRASATVLAVLPLVCLPLGEAMGASPLGVLTGTGAGQFLLVVGSGLIWAGTAWCRTLTGRVAPC
- a CDS encoding TadA family conjugal transfer-associated ATPase, producing MTDDLVERVRRRLAGSAVPADPVSVARAVRAEAGGALGQDAVLGAVRLARDEFVGFGPLAPLLEKPGVTDILVTAPDEVWADNGEGLKETKVRFTDEEAVRRLAQRLALAGGRRLDDAQPFADCWLPGAGPRRRIRMHAVLPPIAPAGTSLSLRVLRPATHDLAELRLRGVFGTSGAELLDAVIRRRLAFLVSGGTGAGKTTLLSALLGAVPPGERIVCVEDAGELQPDHPQFVSLIARPANVEGAGEIGLGELVRQALRMRPDRLVVGEVRGAEVCALLNAMNTGHEGGGCTLHANSPMEVPARMEALASLGGLNRDALHSQLTAAVRVVLHMRRLPGGIRRLEEVGVLRSFRGEAKVVPIWSEGDWIGDETPFEEMAA
- a CDS encoding glycoside hydrolase family 3 protein; this translates as MTTRTAHARHRRIHALAVPLAGLLTLAAGVAVGVPATAQPMTADVAAQRTLRGLTLEEKVGQLFVTWVNGKSADEVNAKNKTDFGVDTPAQVIEKYHLGGVIYFNNDSRDNFDDPVQVAKLSNGLQRAALRSGAHVPLQIATDQEGGTVTRMGAPATELPNAMAISAGRDAKAAREAARILGHELRAVGINQDFAPDADVNSNPANPVIGVRSFSGRPELASEFVGAQVKGFQDSGRRFETVSAAAKHFPGHGDAATDSHHELPRIDRSEASWRETDVPPFKAAIKAGIDSIMSAHIQFPSLDPSGEPATLSKPILTGKLREELGYRGVVVTDSLSMDAVRERHSDAEIPVLALKAGIDQLLMPVNLELAINSVLDAVRTGELTEKRIDESVLRVLKLKLNRGILTSPFVDPAKVASKVGTPANLATAQGIADRSITAIRNDGGVLPLDRQPAKTLVTGWGVSTTTSLAAKLTAHGTRATALQTGQTPTDAQISQAVAAAKDVDLVVVLTNNVGTYPLQGKLLQALAGTGKPVVAVAAQIPYDAGYESPVKTWLATYGYISPSLEALAKVILGKVKPQGKLPVDVPAGKDVGTVKYPFGHGLTW
- a CDS encoding Rv3654c family TadE-like protein — translated: MTTDDRGVATAWTASIVAILIGAAVFAFWLGAAVTTRHRAEAAADLAALAAASHATDGPGAACERARQVTVRMSATLLTCRWERGDALVEVRSEPSGHLAAVGRAEARARAGPVDRPP
- a CDS encoding HAD-IB family hydrolase, with amino-acid sequence MDRPSTTPSTVAAFFDLDKTIIASSSALAFSKPLLREGLINRRAALRSAYAQLVFSLAGADAAKTERMRAEVSALCAGWDVAQVSAIVRETLHDVVDPLVYAEAAALISSHRADGHDVVVLSATGEEVVAPVAEMLGATRSVATRMQIVDGRYSGEVDFYCYGENKAVAAKQLAATYGYDLTQCHAYTDSSTDIPLLEVVGRPHAVNPDRVLRRHATEQGWEILAFEHPMSLRTRIPARSAGLVALSAFAAGATWYGYRRKRPR
- a CDS encoding TadE family type IV pilus minor pilin produces the protein MPDRGSVTVEAALGIGVLTFVSVLLFAGIGVATDQLRCTDAAREAARLLARGQPARAEQAVREIAPRGARLDVVREGDTISAGVEAAPAAGLLPGIRLSSRAFAIAEPGSGP
- a CDS encoding type II secretion system F family protein, which encodes MLTGTALILLGGAVFSWPHVTARPIARTSRLLTWLRERPPRERGVSELLRSAATLDLLAACLAGGLPVPVALEAVVPAASAETAAALRSVAARLAVGIGPAEAWAPIRDRPGLTELSVAAVRTARAGTALATHAKDLARRLRESLSAEAEERAERAGVLLAAPIGLCFLPAFLCLGVLPVVLGLAGRLGGVI
- a CDS encoding DUF4244 domain-containing protein, encoding MDKLPTFRDDGGMATIEYAIATLAAAALATVLYLVVSSESVVAGLTGLIERALSVKF
- a CDS encoding bifunctional DNA primase/polymerase; protein product: MLDANWPDSWRGAFRIEMRAEAIGLAWRGWPVLPGAEPAVLTAEGDDLTWRRPVPAQDDWRELTVTHPHEVATWFGDETHSLLVATGTVLDAIEVDDELGKAAARLLRATGHPAPIVAMPNGRWLFLTTVATSIPRELADETSIQWHGANDYIPLPPSPFQHGVVHWRVKPEVWGWQLPEAAEVHDVLVRALAGDKAVAPVATLSTAA
- the ssd gene encoding septum site-determining protein Ssd, giving the protein MTEEHPLVVAGDDILLDEILRVAAAAGCEVERAPDLDAARGRWARAPLVVLDEEAASTPNRLLRRNKVLLVCKGAPTPVTWERAFNTGSEKVLSLPDEESDLIGEFADVVDGPARDDGVVIGVIGGRGGAGASVLAAAVAYRAEKSGSGGLLVDCDPLGGGVDVLLAAERDRGPRWPELDLGGRVSMTALSEALPRKKYATGSLSFVSYGREGRGPGPDAIEGVLCAGRRSGRTVVCDLPRYFGTETSAVLGLADLVVVVVPAELRACAAAKQVIARLEPHATRIGVAVRGPSPAGLIPQEIADAVGVPLITSMGRERSLSAALDRGEFLVKPRGHLATAATEVLAAARGNLAGASR